In Xiphophorus maculatus strain JP 163 A chromosome 15, X_maculatus-5.0-male, whole genome shotgun sequence, the following are encoded in one genomic region:
- the LOC102234525 gene encoding leucine-rich alpha-2-glycoprotein-like isoform X2 yields MKFCVAAFLFLAFFCHSSFSCPALCKCYPTSMEVVCNEVPLTEYPSVGLPENTTMLTIQLTNITSISEHHLKATPLLKELHLYGNQLQSLSSHLLRGVPQLHTLDLTGNQLSDLPVDVFSDAPLRNLVLKNNQIKRADPKWLPHNSSLTWLDFSENRLTEIPVGLFQMLPHLQNIDLSNNRLEKIPPNSLDHLTKLERLNLQNNKLETLDASVFQFTHNLTSLFLSQNKLTKLPQNLFQGLNRLTHLSLDDNQLSRISKGFLDLLSSLEEGGLDLSGNPLLCDREVEYLWQWLQRNNKKVLLADNITCALPESLAGRSVISLTENDLNIGSQPS; encoded by the coding sequence ATGAAGTTCTgtgttgctgcttttctcttCCTGGCATTCTTCTGCCACAGCAGTTTTTCCTGTCCAGCTTTGTGCAAATGCTACCCCACAAGTATGGAGGTCGTTTGTAATGAAGTTCCTCTGACAGAGTATCCATCGGTGGGTCTTCCAGAGAACACCACCATGCTGACAATTCAGCTGACAAACATCACCTCCATCTCAGAACACCACCTCAAAGCAACGCCTCTTCTGAAAGAGCTCCATCTGTATGGGAACCAGCTTCAGAGCCTCTCGTCTCATTTACTCAGAGGCGTTCCTCAGTTGCATACGTTGGATCTGACCGGAAACCAGCTGAGTGATCTACCTGTAGACGTCTTCAGCGATGCTCCACTTCGAAACTTGGTTCTGAAGAACAATCAGATTAAGCGGGCAGATCCAAAGTGGCTTCCTCATAACAGCAGCCTGACCTGGTTGGACTTCTCTGAAAATCGTCTAACAGAGATCCCAGTTGGTTTGTTTCAGATGCTCCCTCACCTACAGAATATTGACTTGTCCAACAATCGACTGGAAAAGATACCACCAAACTCCCTGGACCATCTGACTAAACTTGAGAGGCTAAACCTGCAAAACAACAAGCTTGAGACTTTGGATGCATCTGTTTTCCAGTTCACACACAATCTCacttctctgtttctctctcaaaACAAGCTCACCAAACTCCCACAGAACCTCTTCCAGGGACTCAACAGACTCACACATCTCAGTCTGGATGACAACCAGCTCAGTCGCATCTCCAAAGGTTTTCTTGACTTGCTGAGCTCCCTTGAGGAAGGCGGACTGGACCTGTCTGGCAACCCATTACTTTGTGACAGGGAAGTAGAGTACCTGTGGCAGTGGCTTCAGAGGAACAACAAGAAGGTTTTGTTGGCAGACAACATCACTTGTGCATTGCCTGAGTCTCTCGCAGGGCGCTCAGTAATTTCCCTTACAGAAAACGATCTGAACATTGGGTCTCAGCCTTCCTGA